In Pseudomonas saudiphocaensis, one DNA window encodes the following:
- the aceF gene encoding dihydrolipoyllysine-residue acetyltransferase, which translates to MSETIRVPDIGSGEGEVIELLVQVGDRIEADQSILTLESDKASMEIPAPKAGVVKSLKVKLGDRLKEGDELLELETEDAGESEAAPAAAAEPAGAASGGAADEAEAPTAPGDDNPSASAEAPAGESVEEVRIPDIGSSGTAEVIEVMISVGDTVEADQSLITLESDKASMEIPAPKAGVVESLEIKVGDQAKTGDLIMRLKVAGAAPVPAAAKPQAQAAAEPKKAEAPEEAVPQQSVAPNKQGVPPAEAATKAPPVVSGPSKAGSKVHAGPAVRMTAREFGVDLTEVKGTGPKGRILKEDVQAYVKSRLQQSKDADGATGGAGIPPIPTIDFSRFGEIEEVPMTRLMQVGAANLHRSWLNVPHVTQFESADITELEAFRVAQKAVAEKAGVKLTVLPLLLKACAHLLKELPDFNSSLAPSGKALIRKKYVHVGFAVDTPDGLMVPVIRNVDQKSLLQLAGEAAQLADKARNKKLSADEMQGACFTISSLGHIGGTGFTPIVNAPEVAILGVSKATMQPVWDGSAFQPRLMLPLSLSYDHRVINGAAAARFTKRLSELLADIRTMLL; encoded by the coding sequence GTGAGTGAAACCATACGCGTACCCGACATCGGCAGCGGTGAGGGTGAAGTAATCGAGCTACTGGTCCAGGTTGGCGACCGCATCGAAGCCGACCAGAGCATCCTGACGCTCGAGTCGGACAAGGCCAGCATGGAAATTCCCGCGCCGAAAGCCGGCGTGGTGAAGAGCCTCAAGGTCAAGCTCGGCGACCGTCTGAAAGAAGGCGACGAGCTGCTTGAGCTGGAAACCGAAGACGCGGGTGAGAGCGAAGCTGCACCTGCAGCGGCTGCCGAGCCGGCCGGCGCAGCCTCTGGCGGCGCGGCTGACGAAGCCGAAGCGCCGACAGCGCCTGGCGATGACAACCCTTCGGCCTCCGCCGAAGCGCCTGCGGGCGAAAGCGTCGAGGAAGTGCGGATTCCGGACATCGGCTCCAGCGGCACTGCCGAAGTCATCGAGGTGATGATCAGCGTTGGCGATACCGTGGAAGCGGACCAGTCGCTGATCACCCTGGAATCCGACAAGGCCAGCATGGAAATCCCTGCGCCCAAGGCCGGCGTCGTCGAAAGCCTTGAGATCAAGGTCGGTGACCAGGCCAAGACCGGCGACCTGATCATGCGCCTGAAAGTCGCCGGCGCTGCTCCGGTACCTGCAGCAGCCAAGCCTCAAGCGCAAGCTGCAGCAGAGCCGAAGAAAGCCGAGGCGCCTGAGGAAGCCGTCCCGCAGCAGTCGGTTGCCCCGAACAAGCAGGGCGTGCCGCCAGCTGAAGCAGCGACCAAGGCACCGCCAGTGGTTAGCGGACCTAGCAAGGCTGGCAGCAAGGTTCATGCGGGCCCCGCAGTTCGCATGACGGCGCGCGAATTCGGCGTCGATCTGACCGAGGTCAAGGGCACCGGCCCGAAAGGTCGCATCCTCAAGGAAGACGTCCAGGCTTACGTCAAGTCCCGGCTGCAGCAGAGCAAGGACGCTGACGGAGCGACTGGCGGGGCCGGCATTCCGCCGATTCCGACCATCGACTTCAGCCGCTTCGGCGAGATCGAAGAAGTCCCGATGACCCGCCTGATGCAGGTCGGTGCCGCCAACCTGCATCGCAGCTGGCTGAATGTGCCGCACGTGACGCAGTTCGAGTCGGCCGACATCACCGAGCTTGAAGCCTTCCGTGTTGCGCAGAAGGCCGTGGCGGAAAAGGCTGGCGTCAAGCTGACCGTACTGCCGCTGCTGCTCAAGGCCTGTGCGCATCTGCTCAAGGAGCTGCCGGACTTCAACAGCTCGTTGGCGCCCAGCGGCAAGGCACTGATTCGCAAGAAGTACGTGCATGTCGGCTTCGCCGTGGACACGCCGGACGGTCTGATGGTGCCGGTCATCCGCAACGTCGACCAGAAGAGCCTGCTGCAGCTGGCCGGCGAAGCGGCTCAGCTGGCCGATAAGGCGCGCAACAAGAAGCTCTCGGCAGATGAGATGCAGGGCGCCTGCTTCACCATCTCCAGCCTCGGGCACATTGGCGGCACCGGTTTCACGCCGATCGTCAACGCGCCGGAAGTGGCGATCCTTGGTGTCAGCAAGGCCACCATGCAGCCGGTCTGGGACGGTTCGGCCTTCCAGCCACGCCTGATGTTGCCGCTGTCGCTGTCCTACGATCACCGCGTGATCAACGGTGCCGCGGCAGCTCGCTTCACCAAGCGTCTGTCCGAGCTGTTGGCGGATATCCGCACGATGCTGCTGTAA
- a CDS encoding EAL domain-containing protein, with the protein MKIHTDAASRLATEVVTQLPVPSRLGMLRFERLNESSWALLYLDPACERYLGQPAEELCSLIDSPFASLMEPAERLHLHDIVQAQLASNGHYSIRYRLHSANGALDTLEIGETCQQYGRELIRGYLIIEQQSAEQAKPHQAPSPAPLDSQQPQDSHLEHLIRSRAQQSLIVRLARHRYSSSNPHLEAAQLITQAACEAYGIARASIWHLNGSRLEAIAGYRRDSDSYEYPAALDMTSYPHYLQALQSERALDVSDIRVDPRTQELFDSFFEPRKITSILDATIRLGGEVVGVLCLEHAGTPRTWLPDEIAFAGELADQYAQVLANQQRLSATHSLHLFRRAVEQSASAFILVDREGIVEYVNPSFTSITQYSADEVRGHPLAELTALENLSELLFDTSSTLAQHNSWQGEFHSRRKNLEPYWGQLSISKVFAESGELTHYIGIYEDITQSKQAQQHIEQLAYTDNLTHLANRPFFIRSLEERFADGKEPRLCLILVDIDNFKRINDSLGHQTGDKLLASLARRLRNGLSREGVLARFASNEFALLFDDMSLEEGQRLANQVLSTLDKPLFVDKQLISVSGSLGLACTPLHGRDPETLMKHAGQALHKAKANGKNQVQVFTEALHAEANYKLFLESNLRRALSQDELEVFYQPKLCLRTGRLQGLEALLRWQHPEKGMIRPDQFIAVAEETGLIIPIGKWVAREACRTGVRLASLGRGSPQIAINLSPKQFSDPELVESISSILREEHLPPHLLELELTESLLLDATEETRQQLIGLKALGVMLAMDDFGTGYSSLSYLKKFPIDVIKIDRSFIKDIPGNQDDMEITSAVIAMARNLRLQVVAEGIETAEQLAFLRYHRCDIGQGYLFDQPIPGSQLAEALARYPRWA; encoded by the coding sequence ATGAAAATACATACCGATGCCGCCAGCCGTTTGGCGACCGAGGTTGTGACGCAGTTGCCAGTGCCCTCCAGGCTCGGGATGCTGCGCTTCGAGCGTTTGAACGAGTCCAGTTGGGCATTGCTGTATCTCGACCCTGCCTGTGAGCGCTATCTGGGCCAGCCCGCTGAAGAGCTTTGCTCGCTGATCGACTCGCCGTTTGCCAGCCTGATGGAGCCTGCGGAACGCCTGCATCTGCACGATATCGTGCAAGCGCAGCTGGCCAGCAACGGCCATTACTCCATCCGCTATCGCCTGCATTCGGCCAATGGCGCACTGGACACGCTGGAGATCGGCGAGACCTGTCAGCAATATGGCCGCGAGTTGATTCGCGGTTACCTGATCATCGAGCAGCAAAGCGCGGAACAAGCCAAGCCCCATCAGGCTCCCTCTCCCGCCCCGCTCGACTCCCAACAGCCTCAAGACAGTCACCTGGAACACCTGATTCGCTCTCGCGCTCAGCAGAGCCTGATCGTCCGCCTGGCCCGACATCGTTACAGCTCCTCCAACCCACACCTCGAAGCCGCGCAACTGATTACCCAGGCGGCCTGTGAAGCCTATGGGATCGCCCGCGCTTCCATCTGGCACCTGAACGGCAGCCGGCTGGAGGCCATCGCCGGGTACCGTCGTGATAGCGACAGTTACGAGTATCCGGCAGCCCTGGACATGACGTCCTACCCGCACTACCTGCAGGCGTTGCAAAGTGAGCGAGCGCTGGACGTCTCCGACATTCGTGTCGACCCGCGCACCCAAGAGCTGTTCGATAGCTTTTTCGAGCCGCGCAAGATCACCTCGATCCTTGATGCGACCATTCGCCTTGGCGGCGAAGTGGTTGGCGTACTTTGCCTGGAGCATGCCGGCACGCCGCGCACCTGGCTGCCCGACGAAATTGCCTTTGCCGGCGAGCTAGCCGACCAATATGCGCAGGTCCTGGCCAATCAGCAGCGGCTCAGCGCCACCCACAGCCTGCACCTGTTCCGCCGCGCCGTGGAACAGAGCGCCAGCGCCTTCATTCTGGTAGACCGTGAAGGGATCGTTGAATACGTCAACCCGAGCTTTACCTCTATCACCCAGTACTCCGCCGACGAGGTTCGCGGGCATCCGCTGGCCGAGCTGACGGCGCTGGAGAACCTTAGCGAGCTGCTGTTCGATACCTCTTCCACCCTGGCGCAGCACAACAGCTGGCAGGGCGAATTCCACAGCCGGCGCAAGAACCTGGAGCCGTACTGGGGGCAACTTTCGATCTCCAAGGTGTTTGCCGAAAGCGGCGAGCTGACCCACTACATCGGCATCTACGAAGACATCACCCAGAGCAAGCAGGCGCAGCAGCATATCGAGCAGCTAGCCTACACCGACAACCTCACCCACCTGGCCAACCGCCCTTTCTTCATTCGCAGCCTCGAAGAGCGTTTCGCCGACGGCAAAGAGCCACGGCTGTGCCTGATTCTGGTCGATATCGACAACTTCAAGCGCATCAACGACAGCCTCGGCCACCAGACCGGTGACAAACTGCTAGCCAGCCTGGCGCGGCGCTTGCGCAACGGCCTCAGCCGCGAGGGTGTACTGGCACGCTTTGCCAGCAATGAATTTGCGCTGCTGTTCGACGACATGAGTCTGGAAGAAGGTCAGCGCCTGGCCAACCAGGTTCTCAGCACTCTCGACAAGCCCCTGTTCGTTGACAAGCAACTGATCAGCGTCAGCGGCTCGCTGGGCCTGGCCTGTACGCCGCTGCACGGGCGCGACCCGGAAACACTGATGAAGCACGCAGGCCAAGCCCTGCATAAGGCCAAGGCCAACGGCAAGAACCAGGTGCAGGTGTTCACCGAAGCGCTGCACGCCGAAGCCAACTACAAGCTGTTTCTGGAAAGCAACCTGCGCCGCGCTTTGAGCCAGGATGAACTCGAAGTTTTCTACCAGCCCAAACTGTGCCTGCGTACGGGGCGCTTGCAGGGCCTGGAGGCGCTGCTCCGCTGGCAGCACCCGGAAAAGGGCATGATCCGGCCGGATCAGTTCATCGCCGTGGCGGAAGAAACGGGACTGATCATCCCCATCGGCAAGTGGGTTGCCCGCGAGGCATGCCGCACCGGCGTACGCCTGGCCAGCCTCGGTCGCGGTTCACCGCAAATCGCCATCAACCTGTCGCCCAAGCAGTTTTCCGATCCCGAGCTGGTTGAGTCCATCTCCAGCATTCTTCGAGAAGAGCATCTGCCGCCTCATCTACTGGAGCTTGAGCTGACCGAAAGTCTGCTGCTCGATGCTACTGAGGAAACACGCCAGCAACTGATCGGCCTCAAGGCTCTCGGCGTAATGCTGGCGATGGATGATTTTGGGACCGGCTATTCGTCCCTTAGCTATCTGAAGAAGTTTCCCATCGACGTGATCAAGATCGATCGAAGCTTTATCAAGGATATCCCGGGCAATCAGGACGACATGGAGATCACTTCTGCGGTCATCGCCATGGCCCGCAATCTGCGGCTGCAAGTCGTCGCCGAGGGCATCGAAACCGCCGAACAATTGGCTTTCCTGCGTTACCATCGCTGCGATATCGGTCAGGGCTACCTGTTCGATCAGCCCATTCCCGGCAGTCAGCTTGCCGAAGCGCTCGCCCGCTACCCGCGCTGGGCCTGA
- the msrA gene encoding peptide-methionine (S)-S-oxide reductase MsrA — MTLRSEILVHKQALPEADQALPGRDTPVQVPAAHFVNGNPLQPPFPAHLQQAMFAMGCFWGAERRLWQQPGVWTTAVGYAGGITPNPTYEEVCSGLTGHAEAVLVVFDPQEVTYEELLKLFWEVHNPTQGMRQGNDIGTQYRSAIYCFDDEQLAKARNSQERFQAQLDEHGFGQITTEIARAPHFYYAETYHQQYLAKNPAGYCGLGGTGVCMPF; from the coding sequence ATGACCCTGCGCTCAGAAATTCTCGTTCACAAGCAGGCCCTGCCTGAAGCAGATCAGGCTTTGCCAGGCCGCGACACTCCGGTACAGGTTCCTGCCGCCCACTTCGTCAATGGCAATCCGTTGCAGCCGCCCTTCCCGGCACATTTGCAGCAGGCAATGTTCGCCATGGGCTGTTTCTGGGGCGCGGAACGACGTCTCTGGCAACAGCCGGGCGTCTGGACGACGGCCGTGGGCTATGCCGGCGGAATTACGCCCAACCCTACCTACGAAGAAGTCTGTTCCGGCCTGACCGGCCATGCGGAAGCCGTGCTGGTGGTATTCGACCCGCAGGAAGTTACCTACGAGGAACTGCTCAAGCTGTTCTGGGAGGTTCACAACCCAACTCAGGGCATGCGTCAGGGCAACGACATCGGCACCCAATATCGTTCCGCCATTTACTGCTTCGACGATGAGCAGCTGGCCAAAGCGCGCAACAGCCAGGAGCGTTTCCAGGCCCAACTGGATGAGCACGGTTTCGGCCAGATCACTACCGAAATTGCCCGGGCACCACATTTCTATTACGCCGAAACCTACCACCAGCAGTATCTGGCGAAGAACCCCGCAGGCTATTGTGGGCTAGGCGGTACCGGCGTCTGCATGCCGTTTTAA